From Armatimonadota bacterium, the proteins below share one genomic window:
- a CDS encoding acetyl-CoA C-acyltransferase, which translates to MREAVIASAVRTAVGKAPRGTLKDTRPDEMAAAAIREAVRRVPGLDPAEVEDVILGCAIPEAEQGMNVARIAALRAGLPVSVSAQTINRFCASGLQAIATAAERIMAGCADVIVAGGTESMSLMPSQAGHTFRPNPHLVEQWPEVYLSMGLTAEVVARKYAIAREDQDAYAYRSHMRAAQAIRSGRFAEEIVPLTVTRWETDGEGRPRSRQVEFAVDEGVRYDTSLEALSKLRPVFAADGVVTAGNSSQTSDGAAAVVVMSADRARQLGVEPLGIFRAFATAGVAPEIMGIGPVEAVPRALRLAGLRLEDIDLIELNEAFAAQTLAVIRLLGLNEEITNVNGGAIALGHPLGCTGAKLTATLLYEMRRRGARYGMVTMCVGGGQGAAGIFERP; encoded by the coding sequence ATGCGAGAGGCTGTCATCGCCAGCGCGGTGCGGACCGCGGTGGGCAAGGCGCCGCGGGGCACCCTGAAGGACACCCGGCCGGACGAGATGGCGGCGGCCGCCATCCGGGAGGCGGTGCGGCGGGTGCCGGGGCTGGACCCGGCCGAGGTGGAGGACGTGATCCTGGGGTGCGCCATCCCCGAAGCCGAACAGGGCATGAACGTCGCCCGGATCGCCGCCCTGCGGGCCGGGCTGCCCGTGTCGGTGTCGGCCCAGACCATCAACCGGTTCTGCGCCTCGGGCCTGCAGGCCATCGCCACCGCCGCCGAGCGCATCATGGCGGGCTGTGCCGATGTGATCGTCGCCGGGGGCACCGAGAGCATGAGCCTGATGCCCTCCCAGGCCGGCCACACCTTCCGCCCCAACCCGCACCTGGTGGAGCAGTGGCCCGAGGTCTACCTCTCCATGGGCCTCACCGCCGAGGTGGTGGCCAGAAAGTACGCCATCGCCCGGGAAGATCAGGATGCCTACGCCTACCGCAGCCACATGCGCGCGGCCCAGGCGATCCGCAGCGGGCGCTTTGCCGAGGAGATCGTGCCCCTGACCGTCACCCGGTGGGAGACCGACGGCGAGGGGCGGCCCCGGTCCCGGCAGGTGGAGTTCGCAGTGGACGAGGGGGTCCGCTACGACACCTCCCTGGAGGCGCTGAGCAAGCTGCGGCCGGTGTTTGCCGCCGACGGCGTGGTGACGGCGGGCAACTCCTCCCAGACCAGCGACGGCGCGGCGGCGGTGGTGGTGATGTCCGCCGACCGGGCCCGCCAGCTGGGGGTGGAGCCCCTGGGCATCTTCCGGGCCTTTGCCACCGCGGGGGTGGCGCCCGAGATCATGGGGATCGGTCCGGTGGAGGCCGTCCCCCGGGCGCTGCGGCTGGCGGGGCTGCGGCTGGAGGACATTGACCTGATCGAGCTCAACGAGGCGTTCGCCGCCCAGACGCTGGCCGTCATCCGCCTGCTGGGCCTGAATGAGGAGATCACCAACGTCAACGGGGGCGCCATCGCCCTGGGCCATCCCCTGGGGTGCACCGGCGCCAAGCTCACCGCCACCCTGCTGTACGAGATGCGCCGCCGGGGCGCGCGGTACGGGATGGTGACCATGTGCGTGGGGGGCGGCCAGGGAGCCGCCGGGATCTTCGAGCGACCGTAG